The genomic stretch TGGTTACCACATAGTCGATGGAAGGCTCGAACGACGCGGGCGTGCGGCCGCCGGTGATGTCGTTGCGCAACTCGTCCAGCGTAAAGCCGACCGCCAGCTTCGCCGCCACCTTCGCAATCGGGAAGCCCGTCGCTTTGGAAGCCAGCGCGGACGAACGGCTCACGCGCGGATTCATCTCAATCACAATCATCTCGCCGTTTTCAGGGTTCACCGCAAACTGCACGTTCGAGCCGCCCGTGTCCACGCCGATTTCGCGCAATACCGCCAAGCTTGCGTTACGCATGATTTGGTATTCCTTGTCCGTCAGCGTTTGCGCCGGTGCAACCGTAATCGAGTCGCCCGTATGCACGCCCATCGGGTCGAAGTTTTCAATCGAGCAGATGATGATGCAGTTGTCGGCCTTATCGCGCACCACTTCCATCTCGTACTCTTTCCAGCCGAGCACGGACTGCTCAATCAGCAGCTCATGCGTAGGCGACGCATCGAAACCGCGTTCGCAAATCGCCAAAAACTCGTCTTTATTGTAGGCAATGCCGCCGCCCGAACCGCCCATCGTGAAAGACGGACGAATCAGCGTCGGAAAGCCGACCTGTTCCTGCGCCGCCAAAGCTTCGTTCATTGTGTGGCAGACAAAGGATTTTGGGCAGGAGAGGCCGATTTTCTCCATCGCCTCCTTAAAGCGGCCGCGGTCTTCCGCCTTGTCAATGGCGTCTTCCGTCGCGCCGATTAATTCGACATTGTATTTCGCCAACACGCCGTTGCGCGCCAAATCCAGCGCACAGTTCAGCGCGGTCTGGCCGCCCATCGTGGGCAGAATCGCATCGGGCCGCTCTTTGGCGATAATCTTCTCCACCGTCTGCCACATAATCGGCTCGATGTAGGTAACATCTGCCATTTCAGGGTCGGTCATAATCGTGGCGGGGTTGGAGTTTACCAAAATGACTTTATAGCCTTCTTCACGCAAGGCTTTGCAGGCCTGTGCGCCCGAATAGTCAAATTCGCAGGCCTGACCGATAACGATAGGGCCGGCGCCGATGATAAGGATGGATTTTAGGTCGGTACGTTTGGGCATGAGTGGGGTCTCTAGTTCTAAGTTGTAAGAATATTAAAGGTCTAGTTCAGTATAAATTTCTTTATCTATTCTAAAATCATTTTTGTCTTCATCGGCAACAGCTATATATCTTTTGTGGCCACGTTCATCATATCTGTAAAATCTTTTTACTATTCCATCTTTATTAGGTTTGGGTTTAATTTCTAGCTCAAATTTCCCAATGATTAGTTTTTCAAAAACGCCTTTGTTAACAATAATGAATCCTTCAGACATATTATTATCCTCATCTTATATAATAATTACATTATTATGACATATGGTATCCCTGAAATATTTCCCCTGAAATATTTCCTAAGCAAGCCGTAGCCCGCATGTAGGGCGTGTGCGGTACGCCCGCACGCGTTCTCCATTTTCCCGGCAACCTCAACTCACCGCGTGCGTGCCTTGAGGCACACATTCTACTGAGGATTCAAAGAATGCTTGAATAGTCCTTGCTTCAAAAGGCTACCTGAAAGCCTGCCAATCCTTTTTAGCTTCGTAGAAACTCAGCCTTGCTCAGCAAGACATTATTTTATTTTCAGGTAGCCTTTCTTTGGTGTTTAACGGGAAATCAGACTGACGGTGAAGTCGGTTTCGCCGCGTGCGTCTTCGAAAAGGCCGATGTTGTAGCGGTGGGCCTGGCCGCAGGCGCGGACGGTCCACACTTCGCGCACCTGCATGCGGCTGTGCACTTTGTGGGCGCTGTTGATTTTGCTGTGTATGGATTCGATGTTGCGGCAGTTGAACGAGGCGGCTTCGGCGGTGCGCACGACTTTGAGCACGTCGTCGCGCAGGATGTTGTCGCTGCCGAAAGTGGCGCTTTCGCCGCTGAAGGCTTGGTTGCCGAGGCTGGAGCAGGCGGAAAGGGCGAGGGCGGAGAGGAGGGGGATGAGTTTGCGCATGAGGATTCCTTAAATTCGGCAAAGATGGGGCGCGAGGCCAAATGCCGCCAATTATACGGCAATCTGTTTTGCTTTTCAGGTAGCCTGAGCAGTTATTTCTATCTGAATGAGTCTACCTGAAACTGTAGCTAAAACTCGATTCCGGCCAGCCACAGGCTCACGGCGAAGCCGATAAAGAGCAGGCCGGTGGCGGCGGTGCAGGCGGTGGTAACGCGGCGGTGGCGGCGGAACAGGTTGGCGAGGCGGTGTCCGGCGAAAACGAGCAGGGTGAGGTAGCTGAAGCTGACGGTTTGCATAACCAGTGCCAGCAGCAGGAAGGAGAGGGCGGGGTGCGGATAGGCGGGATCGACGAACTGAACGAAAAACGACAGCAAAAACAGAATGGCTTTGGGGTTGGTGAGGCTGAGCAGTAGGGCGCGTTTGAAGATGTGCCCGGCGGGCGGGGTGGGCGGCAAACCGGCTGCCAAAACGGGCGCTGGGGCAAACCATTTGCGCAATGCGCCACGCAAAAGGCCGAAGCCGATGTAGGCCAGATACAGGCCGCCGGCGAGCTTCATGGCGTGAAATAGGGCGGGATAGAGCTTGAGCACGGTGCCGGCGCCGAGTACAGTAAGCAGGATTAGCACTAAATCGCCCAGCAGCACGCCGAATACGGCGCGGTAGGCTTTGCGTGCGCCGTGTTGTGCGGCTACGGAGAGGCAAAACATGCTGTTCGGGCCGGGCATGATGATGAGGATGATGGTGCCGATTAGGTAGGAGAGGGGATTGATGATGCCGAACATGGTTTTCAGGTAGCCTTTTATGGAGGCGGCTATTTTAATGAGGCAGGCGGGGTGAAGGCTACCTGAAAACTATCACGCCGATTTATTCCGCCGTTTGCCTGTTACCCCGCAGGCGGCTAAACTGCCCGCCAATTTGCACACCCTTAATTAAAGAGAACGCCATGTTTTTCATCCTCTCGCCCGCTAAAAACCTAAACGAAACCTCCGCCGCGCCCACCAAGGAACACAGCCAGCCTGCGCTGCTTGAGCAGTCTGCCATTCTGATGGAGCAACTGCGCGAGTTGGCGCCGCAGGATTTGTCGGCGTTAATGGGCGTGTCGGACAAAATCGCTCGTCTTAATACCGAGCGCAATGCGGCCTGGCGGCCGCCGTTTAGCCTGCGAAATGCCAAGCAGGCGGTGTATTTGTTTAACGGCGATGTGTATGAAGGCCTCGATGCCGAGAGCCTCACCCTGCCGCAAATCGATTGGCTGCAAGGCCATGCCGGCCTGCTCTCCGGGCTCTATGGCCTGTTGCGCCCCTTAGATTTAATCCAGCCCTACCGTTTGGAAATGGGCACCAAGCTGGCCAACCCGCGCGGTAAGGATTTATACGCCTTCTGGGGCGGCCTGATTACCGAATTGCTGGCCGAACGCATGGCCGAGGCGCAAACCGATGTGTTGGTGAACCTGGCTTCGCAGGAATATTTCAAAGCCGTGCAACCGGCCAAACTCGGCGGCCGCCTGATTGCCCCCGTGTTCCAAGACGAGAAAAACGGCCGCTACAAAATCATTAGTTTCTACGCCAAACGCACCCGCGGCCTGATGTTGCGCTATGCTGCCGAACGCGCCATCACTGAGCCGGAGCAGCTGCTGGATTTCAACAGCGAGGGCTACGCCTTCTGTGCGGCGGCTTCTTCGGAAAATGAATGGGTGTTCCGGCGCGGCGAGTAGTGATGCGCGGTAGGCCGTGATTGGGAGGTGAAGGCTACCTGAAACTCGGGAAGTGCAGCTGAGGGCGGCATCTTCGTTTTGATCTGGTGTTTTCAGGTAGCCTGTAAGTGTTTTTGCAGAGTCCCCTGGCCAAATGTGGTTTTTATGTTACGTTTTGCTGCAGCGGCAACGCGGGGCTTGCTTGGCACGTGAGGCCAGGTATCAAGCGGCTTTCAGGGCAACGGGTTTGGTGCTGGTTGAGGAATGTGTCAATTAAAAAAGGCAGCTAATTTGGCTGATTTGGCTGCCAGGGAAAATTATGGGTTTTGCAGCGGGCGATCAGGGTTTATAATCCGCCCAAAATTGAGTTGCGGTGCTGGTGCGCCGCTGTGCGTAACAACGTATAGCTAAAATCATTTTTCGTTGCTGTTCAATAATTTATGGCAGAAAAGGTTTTGGCTATACGCCTTTTTGAAAGGAACCGAAATGAGTTCTTTCGATGGTAGTTCTGCTGCGGCGGTGGCCGTGGCGTCCGCACCGGCTTCTTCCGGCAGCACCAAAGTGCGTCGTCATTTAAAGTCGCGCCATCTTTCGATGATCGCCATCGGCGGCAGTATCGGCACCGGCCTGTTTATGGCCAGCGGCAGCGCCATCCACATGGCAGGCCCAGGCGGCGCATTGGTGGCTTATGCCGCCATCGGCCTGATGGTGTATTTCCTGATGACTTCATTGGGCGAAATGGCCACTTATCTGCCGGTGTCCGGCTCGTTTTCCACTTATGCCGCCAAGTTTGTCGATCCCTCGCTGGGTTATGCCCTAGGCTGGAATTATTGGTTTAGTTGGGTCATCACAGTGGCAGTAGACATTTCCATTGCCGCGCTGGTAATCACGTATTGGGAGCCGATGCGCTTTATGCCGCCTTGGGGCTGGAGCCTGCTGTTTTTCGGGCTGATTGTGCTGTTGAATATGTTGTCGGTAGAAGCTTTCGGCGAATCGGAATATTGGTTTTCGCTGGTTAAGGTGGTTACGGTTGTCGTATTTCTCGGCGTGGGCATGCTGACGATTTTCGGTATTCTTGGCGGCGACTATGTGGGTCTGGCTAACTTTACCGTGGGCGACGCGCCGTTTTTAGGTGACGGTTTTTCAGGTAGCTTCTTAACCATGCTGGGCGTGTTCCTGATCGCCGGTTTCTCTTTCCAAGGGACGGAGCTGATTGGCATCACCGCCGGTGAATCAGAAAACCCGAAAGAGAGCATCCCGAAAGCCGTGAAACAGGTGTTTTGGCGCATCCTGATTTTCTATATCTTGTCGATTTTTGTGATCGGCCTGCTGATTCCATACACCAGCCCGGAGCTGTTGGGCGCGGAAAACGTGTCTGAGATTGCCAAATCACCGTTTACGCTGGTGTTTGAGCGCGCTGGCTTAGCCATGGCGGCAGCGGTGATGAACGCGGTGATCCTCACGTCCATCCTCTCCGCCGGCAATTCCGGCATGTATGCCTCGGTGCGCATGTTGTATGCCATGGGCAAAAGCGGTATGGCGTACAAGAGCTTCCGCAAGGTAAACCGCTTCGGCGTACCGGTACGTTCGGTGCTGGCCACGGCAGCGGTGGTGCTGCTGCTGTTTTTAATCGAAATTTTCAACGACCACGCCTATGAATATATTCTGGCCGCTTCAAGCTTAACCGGCTTCATCTCTTGGCTGGGCATCGCCATCAGCCACTACCGCTTCCGCCGCGCCTATATCGCCCAGGGTTTTGATTTGAAAGACTTGAATTACCGCGCCAAATGGTTTCCCTTCGGCCCGCTGATCGCGCTGGTGTTGTGTGTGTTGGTGATTCTGGGTCAGGACACCGAGCTGGTGATGAGCGGCGAAATCGATTGGCAACGGATTGTGGTGACCTATATGGGCCTGCCCATATTCTTCGGTTTCTACCTCTACCACAAACTACGCTACCGCACCCGGGTGATTCCGCTTGAGAAAGTGGATTTGGGCGACGAGGAAGAGGACGAAGACGAATAAGCCCCATCATATAAAAGGCTACCTGAAAACCGTGTTTCAAGTTTTCAGGTAGCCTTTTGTGGTTGTGTTATATTGCTTTTTATTTTTACGGTTCAGGTAGCCTTATGTCATCGCCATCCACTCCCACCATCGCCGCCATCGCCACTGCCGCCGGGCAGGGCGGGGTGGGCGTTATCCGGCTTTCTGGCAAGCAGCTGCTGCCGCTGGCGCAGCAAATCAGCGGCGGCAAAACCCCGCAGCCGCGCCGTGCGCTCCTCACCGATTTTGTTGATGCCGCCGGCGAAACCATCGATAACGGCCTTCTGCTCTATTTCCCCGCTCCCGCCAGCTTCACCGGCGAAGACGTGATCGAGCTGCACGGCCACGGCGGGCGCGTGGTGTTGCAGATGCTGCTGCAACGCTGCTTCGATCTGGGCGCGCAGCCGGCCGAGCCGGGCGAATTCACCAAGCGCGCCTTCTTAAACGGCAAGCTCGATTTGGCGCAGGCCGAAAGCGTGGCCGACCTTATCGATGCCGCCAGTCAATCCGCCGCCCGCCTGGCAGTGCGTTCGCTCAAAGGCGCGTTTTCCCAGCAGATTTACGAGCTGGTGGACGAGCTTATCACCCTGCGCATGCTGGTGGAAGCCATGCTGGATTTCCCCGAAGAAGACATCGATTTCCTGGCCGAAGCCAAGGTGGATGAGCGCCTTGCCGCCTTGCAAAAGCGTCTTGCCCGAGTGCTCGCCCAGGCCGAGCAGGGTGCGATTTTGCGCGAAGGCATGAACGTGGTGCTGGTGGGCGCGCCCAACGTGGGCAAATCCAGCCTGCTCAACGCCTTGGCAGGCGACGACATCGCCATCGTAACCGACATCGCCGGCACCACCCGCGATACCGTGCGCGAGCAGATTACGCTCGAAGGTATCCCCGTACACATCATCGACACCGCCGGGCTGCGCGATACTACCGACCCGGTAGA from Eikenella exigua encodes the following:
- the leuE gene encoding leucine efflux protein LeuE codes for the protein MFGIINPLSYLIGTIILIIMPGPNSMFCLSVAAQHGARKAYRAVFGVLLGDLVLILLTVLGAGTVLKLYPALFHAMKLAGGLYLAYIGFGLLRGALRKWFAPAPVLAAGLPPTPPAGHIFKRALLLSLTNPKAILFLLSFFVQFVDPAYPHPALSFLLLALVMQTVSFSYLTLLVFAGHRLANLFRRHRRVTTACTAATGLLFIGFAVSLWLAGIEF
- the yaaA gene encoding peroxide stress protein YaaA — its product is MFFILSPAKNLNETSAAPTKEHSQPALLEQSAILMEQLRELAPQDLSALMGVSDKIARLNTERNAAWRPPFSLRNAKQAVYLFNGDVYEGLDAESLTLPQIDWLQGHAGLLSGLYGLLRPLDLIQPYRLEMGTKLANPRGKDLYAFWGGLITELLAERMAEAQTDVLVNLASQEYFKAVQPAKLGGRLIAPVFQDEKNGRYKIISFYAKRTRGLMLRYAAERAITEPEQLLDFNSEGYAFCAAASSENEWVFRRGE
- a CDS encoding amino acid permease, which translates into the protein MIAIGGSIGTGLFMASGSAIHMAGPGGALVAYAAIGLMVYFLMTSLGEMATYLPVSGSFSTYAAKFVDPSLGYALGWNYWFSWVITVAVDISIAALVITYWEPMRFMPPWGWSLLFFGLIVLLNMLSVEAFGESEYWFSLVKVVTVVVFLGVGMLTIFGILGGDYVGLANFTVGDAPFLGDGFSGSFLTMLGVFLIAGFSFQGTELIGITAGESENPKESIPKAVKQVFWRILIFYILSIFVIGLLIPYTSPELLGAENVSEIAKSPFTLVFERAGLAMAAAVMNAVILTSILSAGNSGMYASVRMLYAMGKSGMAYKSFRKVNRFGVPVRSVLATAAVVLLLFLIEIFNDHAYEYILAASSLTGFISWLGIAISHYRFRRAYIAQGFDLKDLNYRAKWFPFGPLIALVLCVLVILGQDTELVMSGEIDWQRIVVTYMGLPIFFGFYLYHKLRYRTRVIPLEKVDLGDEEEDEDE
- the mnmE gene encoding tRNA uridine-5-carboxymethylaminomethyl(34) synthesis GTPase MnmE, translating into MSSPSTPTIAAIATAAGQGGVGVIRLSGKQLLPLAQQISGGKTPQPRRALLTDFVDAAGETIDNGLLLYFPAPASFTGEDVIELHGHGGRVVLQMLLQRCFDLGAQPAEPGEFTKRAFLNGKLDLAQAESVADLIDAASQSAARLAVRSLKGAFSQQIYELVDELITLRMLVEAMLDFPEEDIDFLAEAKVDERLAALQKRLARVLAQAEQGAILREGMNVVLVGAPNVGKSSLLNALAGDDIAIVTDIAGTTRDTVREQITLEGIPVHIIDTAGLRDTTDPVEQIGIERSRQAVQQADVALILIDPNEGLNEATCKILAQLPPGLKRIEIRNKIDLSGEAAESRGQSGQPSGADTLIKLSAKNGAGLDLLKQALLRQIGWQGESESLFLARSRHLRALEAAQSELELAALCGRHQLELFAEHLRLAQNTCNTITGEFNADDLLGVIFSRFCIGK